The DNA sequence TGTCGACGACCGTGAAGACGCCTGGGGCGATGCCTATAACATAGTCCACGACGCCTTCATCATCTAAGATACCCCCTGCCTCCTTACCTTTGAAGATCTTGCCTAGCTCTTCAACCCTAGCTGTGGGGCCGTGCATCCCTCTCACGTCGGGCGTTAACCCGGTGGCGTTTGAAAGCACCGTCATCTCCACCATGGTCTTAGTTCCGTCTACGAATGAGACGAGTATGGCGGGGTTTAAGCCGCGGGCCTCCGCCTCGCTTTTAAGGGTTTCGGGTGTGGCGTATCTGTTTAAGGGATTATTCTTTCCTTTCCCTGCGGCGATCACCTTAAACCCTAGGGAGGCGAATGGTTCGTATAGATAGTGCATTATGGTGCCGGGCTCGTCCCCTAAGTCGCCTGAATATACAACTCCAGCTGTTGACGCTAGCTTCGATAGTATTGGACCGATCGTCGCGTCAGCCTCGGCATTCATCATCACAAAGTTCTTCCTGTTCGTTATCGCCGTGTAGCCCAGTTGGGCGCCGACCTCGACTTCACCAGTAGCATCTATGATCACATCTATACCAGGGATCTCGACCAGATTTGAGGCTTTAGCCGTTAGGGCCACGACACCTTTGTCTATCGCTTTAGAAAGCTCTGCTGGATCATCAGAGCACTCTACAAGGCCTCCATGATATCCAAGCTCCCTTAGGGCAGCGTAGGCCCTTGGAAGCTCCTTCTCCGCCACCGCCACTAATTTAACACCCTTGGTGGCGCTCGCCTGATGTATTATAGCCTTGCCCATCTTTCCTGCTCCTACGAGGCCTACCCTGATGAAGGCCTTAGCGGAATCCCTCTCCTCCAAAGCCTGTATGAAGCCTACCATATTGTTCATCATCCCTTGAGATGGGGATATCCCCCATGATAATAGCTCATACGATTGAGTAGGTATTAACATGACCTATATTTATAGTATGGTAATTTTTTAAAAATTATGAGGAATTTTACGGCGCCGTATGATGGAGGCTTCTAAAAGTTAGATTTTACAGGAGAATTTAAGGTTATATTTTTATTCTTTTACCTCTTTCGTCGAAGAAACTCATGTATTCTAACGGGAAATTTATCCATATGTTTGAGCCCTCGGGGATTTGCATGGTGCTCCTAACCCTTATCCTATGGCTATCAGTGACTATATGGAGGATGCCGAAGCCTTTCCCTAAATCCTCGAAGGTTTCAACTTTGAAGCATGCCCAGCCCTTCTTCTCCTTCGCGCTTACCTCTACATGCTCCGGCCTTATCCCCACCTTGACCTTTTTAATATCACTTGGAAGCCTCATGTCGGGCGGAAGGGTGATGCTGAAATCCCTCAGTTCGATCCTATCGCCCAGGTTTTCACCCTCCAATATGTTCATGCCAGGTGAACCTATGAAGAAGCCTACGAATGCCGTGTTGGGTCTAGCATATATATTATCGACGGTGTCGAACTGGGCTACTCTCCCCATCTCCATTACAGCTATTCTTTCAGCGAAAGTCAAGGCCTCCGTCTGATCATGGGTTACGTAGATGGTTGTCTGCTGCAAAGTTTCTTGGATCCTCTTTATCTCAGTCTTCAGATAAACCCTCCTATCTGGCTCGATCGATGATAATGGCTCGTCGAAGAGGAATACTTTGGGTTTACGTATCAGAACTCTCCCTATGGCGACCCTCTGCTTGTCTGCAGGGCCTAAGCTTGGGGCATGGTGGTTAAGTAGATCCTTAAGCCCTATAGACTCCGCTACCTCCAAGACCTTCCTTCTTTTCTCTTCCTTAGGGATCTTCAGGTTTAAAAGCGGGAACATGAGGTTATCGTATACGCTCATTGAGTAGACGACAGGGAACTGGAATACTATGGCGACATCCCTCTGCTCCGGCGGCAGCTCCGTTACATCCTGGTCGTCGAAATAGATCCTGCCTTTGGTTGGCTTTAATAACCCAGCTATTATCTTGAGGATTGTGGTCTTCCCGCATCCCGATGGGCCCAGTATCGCGTTTGCGGTTCGATCCTCGAATGTTAGATTTATATCCTCCACCGCATTCGTCTTCCCATTATAGCTATGCGTTATATTTTCAAGGACTACCCTAGCCAATTTTACCCGCACCTCACTCCCGTCTTCTATATTTTGTGATTAGAGCCCCGGTGCTCTTACTGAATATGTAGAAGTCGGATGGATTTACATATACCATTATCTTCTTCTCCAAGATTTTCTCATATGGTACATACATAGTTAAGGTGGAATCGTTCCATTTTATCCTAATGGTCATTTCTGATCCTGCTAGTTCCTGTAGCTCAAGGTCTGAGGGGATCTCCACCATCCCCTCGCCCTCGCGCGTCAAGTAAATGTTATAGGGGTATACCCCTACTATGTATTCGGTCTCCCCTTCAGGCAGGTTTAAATGGGTTGCATCTAGCTCCAATTTACCTGAGACGCTTAGGATGGCTCGCCCGTTCCTCCGCATCAATATCGCATCTAGCAGGTTCATGGGAGGAGTGCTGTAGCGCCTTGCAGCAGTAACGTTTACAGGGTTCTCATAACACTCCTTCACCCGCCCTGTCTGGATGACCCTCCCATTTTCTAGGAAGATCAACTTATCCGTGAGGACCAGGGCTTCTTCGGGTGATGGGGTCGCGTAAATTATCGTCGTCTTCTTCAGGGATAATATTTTTTTGAGCTCAACCTTCATGCTCTCCCTCAGCTTATAGTCCAGGTTTGTCAATGGCTCGTCCAGTAAATAAACAGCGGCGTCTTTAACCAAAGCCCTGCCTAAAGCCACCCTCTGGGCTTCCCCGCCGCTCAGCTCATACGGTGACTTCTCCAGTAACTCTTTGATTCTCAAAAGCGATGCCATTTCCATTACTTTCTTATCAACTTCGCTCCTCGGTAATCCCCCGACCCTTAAGGGTGAAGCTATGTTATCGTAAACCGACATGTTCGGGTATAGGGCGAACGACTGGAATATTACCCCCACGTTTCTCTTCTGGGGTGGGATGTTCGTTACATCCTTGCCGTCGAAGAATACCCGGCCCTTATCTGGTTTCAGGGTTCCCGCTATGATCCTTAGGAGCGTGGTCTTGCCAGCGTTGGCGGCGCCAAGTATCGATACGAAGGCTCCGGATTCCACGGTGAACGACACATCATCCAATACTTTCCTACCTAAGAAGCTTTTCTCAACACCCTCAAGCTCTATTTTCGTCATGGAACTACCCCCGGAGTAATATTGTGAAGAAGGCTGCGAGCCCAGGTATTATCGCGTACCTCATGGGAAATGGCGTCTTCAACCATAGTATGCCTATGATTATCATGACGGCTAAGCCTAAGAATATCCTATCTCCCCTTGTCGTGGCTATTGGTAGAAAGCCTTTCCTGGGAATGTCGGACCTCCATTTAAGATCCAATACAGCCAATATTATAAAGAATGTTATTAACGCGCCGAGGAAGATTAATGTCTCCCGGGTCCAGAACATCCACTCCAGCATTTTTATCTCCTCTATCTCTATATCCTCCCGAATGTGAAGCCTTTCGCTAGATAGGCCCTAGCCCAGTAGAGGAGCGCTATCCCAGGGATCATAGTTAGTACACCTGCCGCAGATGCTATACCGTACTCTACTCCCCAGCCCACCCTACCCAGGGAGATCATCAGCTGCGCCGTGAGGGGTTTAGAGTGCACCGAAGAGATTATGCTGGCTATGAACATTTCTGACCAAGTATAGATCCATACGAAGAAGCTTGTTACTCCGATGCCGGGTAGGCATAACGGGAGGAAGATCTTCCGGAAGTATCTGGCTAAACTATATCCGTCGATGAAGGCTGCCTCATCTATCTCCCTTGGGATCGAGGCCATGAAGCTTGCGAGCAGCCAGACCGAGATGGGGACGTTGAACACCATGTAGGCCATGACCAGTCCATGGAGCGTATCCCAGATACCTATGGCACGCCACATGACTAAGTAAGGTAGTATTAAGCATGCAGGAGGAGTCATTCGGTTGGTTAAAAACCAGAAGAATAGATGCTTATTAGCCATGAATTTATGCCGGGAAATAGCGTAAGCTGCAGGGATTCCAAGTATGAGTGAAACTACGACGCTTGATGCCGAGATTATCAGGGAGTTAGTGATTCCGGATCCGCCGATGCCCCCGAAGCCGCTTATTACGTCATTCCAGTTCTTCGTGAACATGTCCGGAACTAGGGAGCCTGTCTCGATGTGTGGCTTACTGGAGAGCGAGACCGCTACTAAGTAATATAACGGAAACGCGAACACTACTGCCGCACCTATCAGGAACGCATATCTTATCAGGGTCTTCACGGATACTTTCATTATATCAGCCCCCTTCCCCTTGTCATTACTATTAGCAGGAGGTAGCATAGCATTAAGACTATAAAGTTATAGATTAGAGATCCAGCCGCTCCAATCCCTATTATCCATTGGTCTATAGCTATTGTCTTTAAATATTGACTGATGTACTCGTTGGTGAGCCCTGGACCACCACCAGTGAGTATTATTACTTCATCGTAGATTTTCAGGCTATCTATCAGCCTAATTAATGATACAAAGACTAATGGGAACGATATAGCGGGCAACTCGATATACCTGAAGATCTGCCATCTCGTAGCTCCCTCAGTCTTCGCAGATAATATAGGCGTCCTATCCATCCCCGCCAGCCCGGCTGATGCCACTATTGTTACAAGGGATGTCCAATGCCACATATCCATTAATATTATGGTCCAATACGCATGGGAGGGTATCCTAAAGGGATCGTATCCAAGTTTCATTAATGCTGCTAATTGACCTAAGGGCCCTGCGGTCCTGATCAGTAGCCTCCATAGTAGTCCTATCGATATCGGGGGGACTAGGGCAGGTATGATTATGAAAGTGGAGATTATAGTGTTAACTCTACTTTTTTCATAGAGTAGGAATGCCAATAGGAGTCCGAGGGGAATCTCTATGGATAGGACGGTTGCGCTGAATATTACGTTTCTACGTAATGCATCTATAAACCTAGGCTCGGAGATTATCTTTCTAAAATTATTGAATGCGACGAATACATTCTGCTCAGCGTAGGGAGTTTGAACGCTATAATTTATTAAGACTAAGAACGGAACTAGGCCCACAACCAAGACCGCGATCACGGCAGGAAGGATTAGATATTTCGACACTCTTGATCTCCCCACTCACTGGTACTAATTTCGAGAGTTCTTATACTTATAAATCTTATCCATCATTTATCGAGTTGCCCTTTATGCTTGGAGGCACATCCAGAAATGTTCTCTAGAGAGTAGGGACCCGTTGGATGGGAATTACCCTCAGCATATATTTGAATCTCCATACCCGATAAGGCATATATTGGAGGCTTTTGCTACCTTAGGTGCAAAGGCTTAAATATATGAACCATTAACTAATACCTGACCTACCATGACAGAAGAGAAAGTTTCCAGAAGAAGTTATGTAAAATATGCAGGTGCCGGGGTAGTCATAGTGGCAGGAGCCGCCGCCGGAGCATATTACGCGACTAGACCTAAACCAACACCGACACCCACGCCAACTCCAGGAGTAACACCAACACCCACACCGACACCGAAGCCTACACCAACGCCGACGGTAAACCCGTACATCCAGGCTGCACATGACATGGCGAACTGGATAGGTAATGAAACGGTTCTCACCAAGGATCAGCTTATAAAAGAGTTGGAGCATTTCGCAATAGCCTCCGAGCCCTACAGGGGTACGACCCTTACGGTGATGTATGAGGCTGTCCCAGGCGCGGTATGGGAGGAGGAACACCTCGGAGAATGGTTCACCAAGGTGACAGGAATCAAGGTAAAATGGGAGGCTATGTCAAACTACGATACGATCCTCAAGTCCCTGGAAGACCAGAGGACCAAGGCAGGCATCTACGACCTTGTGGGCACCGATCAGGACATGATGGCCTTCTACATATACTACCAGAGCGCGGTTAACATCACGGAGCTGCTGAAGGACAAGCCCGAGCTCACCCCACCCTTCTTCGATCCGGAGGACTTCTACGCCAGGGCGAGCTACAGCGACTCGAAAGGGAACCTCTACGCCCTCCATGCTTACAACGCCTTCGCAGGCACCGTCTACAGGAGGGATTGGTTCACTGATCCCAAGGAGAAGGAGGCTTTCGAGAAGCAGTACGGCTACGAGCTTAAGACGCCTCTGCAGTGGGCTAGAGATGCCCTGAAGTCCGGAAATGTTAAAGACGACTGGACCACGGATAAAGCGAGAGATGTCGCCGAGTTCTTTACCCGCCCAGGCGAAGATAAATGGGGAACAATAACTGGAGTCAGAGCCGGAGACCACATGGGCTGGTACATTGCCGACGGCTTAGACGACTGCTTCCAGCTCGCCTCACCAGCGCCCGAAGGGAAATGGCCCCTAGAGGTCCCAACGATCTCCCCTGTGACCACCCCATGGGGAATAAAGATAGATGAGAACAATGTTATCTGGGGAGCCTCTACGGCGGAAGGAGGCACCCTGGACAGCGAGGCAGGCCAAGCATGCTATAAATGGTGGTTCGAGGACTGCCTAAAGTTCTGTCCTCCAAAAGCATACGAGATGGACATAGTTGAGGCGCACAACGCATTCGCCTACGACGGTAAATATGCCTTCATGTGTCCATTCTACTTCCACTGGGCTGCATCGGTACTCCCAACCCCAGAGTCCAAAGTTAAGGGCGTGTTCGAGTTCGGGCCATACTTCGTCTACGCGCCGGCATGGCATCCGAGGAAGCCGAGGGGCTACATAGACCCATCGGGATGGGTTATATCCAACTACTCGAAGAACAAGGAGGCGGCATTCCTCTTCGCGGCCTTCATGACATCTAAAGCGGTGGAGCTGAAGAAGAACCTTTCGCTCGGTCTCAGCGTTAGGACGTCTACGATGAACCATCCGATGTATAGAGCCAAGGATGAAGAGTGGGGACACATGCTAACGATGCTTGATGACTTCGCCAAGTTACAGTTCGGAACGGACAACAGGCAAGTGCTCTACCCATACCTGCTTCCATTGGCAAGAGACGTAGGCATAGACGCCCTAGAGAAAAAGATGAAAGGCGCAGATATAGCTAAAAAGGTCGCCAGCGAAATAGACAAGTGGATAAAGGATAATGGCTGGTACCAAAAGAAAATAACCATATAAAAACCATTAAACCCCTTTTTTAATTTTTTATCATCTTAGCTTTGTTTAGGGTTATTACTGGGCGTATTCCACCTAAGAGCCATGCTCGATGCTAATCCGTTCTGAGGCAGCAATATTAAAGACTTTACATCTGATGTAGGGATAGAAGAAAATGCGTGAAACTTTAACTGGAAACTTCATCCGATGTTTAGGGGATGTTCATTTGGTGTTGGAGGATACTTAATACGCCGGATAGGAGATGCCTTCCTTTGGTTGAATACGATGTGGTTTTGATACATCCTCCAAGCTTCTACGACTTTAGAAGGAGTATATGGTTCCCGGGACCTATAGACAGGACCGTACCTAATTACACGCCAGCATTCATCATGTTTCCCGTAGGCCTTGTAAGTATGGGCGCTTATCTCCAAGATAATGGTTTTAAAGTTAAAATAATCAACTTGGCTGAAATGATGGTGGTAGACAAAGGTTTCGATGCAGATGATTTTCTAAAGGGGTTAAACTCGAAGGTATATGCTGTAGATCTTCACTGGGCAGTCCATTCCCAAGGAGCCGTAAAGGTTGCGCAGATCTGTAAAGAGCATCACCCCGATTCTAAGGTGGTTCTAGGAGGACTAACGGCCACCTGTTTCGCGGATGAGCTGGTATCAAGTTTCAACTTTATCGATTGCGTGGTGAGGGGGGAGGGAGAGGAGCCCCTTCTTAGGCTGGCGGCCGATATCGACAATTCGAAGATCTTCCACAGGACTCCCAACCTCACGTTTCTAGATGAAGATAAGAATGTGAGGAGAACGGAGAGTATTAGGGTACTTGATAGCATAGATCCCCTCGATTTCACAAGATTAGAGCTTGTGGAACCGATTACCCGTACAATAACCTCCGCATTTCATAGATCTAAACTCTGGAATATACCCATATGTAGAGGGTGCAGTTTAAGCTGTGTTACTTGCGGAGGCTCAAGCTACAGCTATCGGAGATTAATGAATCGGAGCAGCCCTGCCTTCAGATCTCCTGAAAAGATACTCGAGGACCTCATGATATTGGATGGGAAGGGGATCAACTCCATATTCTTATTTCAGGATCCCCGTCTTGGAGGTGAGAAATATGTGAGGCGATTGTTTGAGGCTTTGAAGGGGGCAGGATGGTCCAACATTACGAGTATAGGGATCGAACTTTTTCACCCCGCTAGTAGGTCATTTATAAGATGTTTAAGTGAGAATAGGCCTGCGGATCATATTGGGTTATCCATCTCCCCGGAATCCGGCCTAGAACCTGTGAGAAAGGCTCAAGGACGAGAATATTCCAACGATGAGCTCCTGAAGACTTGCCGTTACTGTATGGAGTATGATATCCCCTTGGGGATATTCTACATGGTCGCGTTGGGCAACGAAACCTTTGAGACGATTGAGGAGACTTGGAAACTATGGGAGAAGATATACTCATTGGAGAAAGGTTCGGGTAAGGCGCATCGTATATTCCAAGACTTCGGACCGATGGTACTCCTAGATCCGGGATCCTTGGCTTTTGACTATCCGGAGAGGCATGGATACAAGTTAATATTTAAAAATTTTCAGGATTATCATAGGGCTATGAACCTCCCTCATTGGTCCCAGTGGATAAGTTACGAGACCGCCAATCTGAGCCGGCTGGACATCGCGCATATGATACTTAAATCTGCGGAGAAGCTGCTTGAATATAAGATAAAGTTTGGTAGAATAACCGAAAATGAATATAAACATGAAAAGTTAATCCTGGATTTAGACAAGATATTTATAAAGAAGTTCGATGAGATCATGAAGATAAATGACGAGAAGGATCGCAACGCCAAGATCAAGGAGCTGGCGGAGATCTCCAAGGATCCACTCCTATCACTATCCTACATCCTCACAGAAAGCGAATAAGGTTACTTAAATCCTAAAATCCATTTCGTTTTACTCCCAAACAGCAGGGGCATGACGGTCGGAGGAAGATGCTATCCAAAGCAACTCAACATATACTTAATGGGCGGCGAGTTAAGCCCTCCATCCTCAAAACCTCTATTTACGTGAGGGAAGCTTGCTCCAAGTCGTTCTCCCACCGGTATCCTTAAGGTATTACGGAAAACTTTAAGATGAAAGGATGTTATGCAATACGGGATCTAAAATGACTGGATTAAAAGATGGTAAGATGAAGGCCGCCGTGGCATATGGACCTAGAAACATTAGGATTGAACTAGTGGATGTCCCGGCAATCTCCGATTATGAAGTGCTCATAAGGGTGAAGGTGATAGGAATCTGCCCCAGCGACGTTCGATCCTATGAGGGGGTCTATAAAAGGGAGATGTATCCGTATGGATTGGAGAGCTACGGTCTATCAGGTCATGAATGGTGTGGGGAGATAGTCGAGGTAGGAGGGAGCGTCGAAGAGTTTTCAGTAGGCGATAGGGTTGTACCTGAAATAATAATACCTTGTGGAACGTGTAAGTTCTGCAGGAAGGGCATGTCCAATATCTGCGCAAACAAGAGGAATATTACGAGAGGATACGCCGAGTACGCCAAAGCTCCAGCAGCCTTTCTATTTAAGATTCCTCCCAACGTAAGCTTCGAGGCAGCGGCGTTCACGGAGCCTATAGCCGTATGCCTCCATACAAACGAGATAATTTCGCCTAAACCGGGTGATAGCATACTAATAATTGGTGGAGGCCCGATGGGACTAATACATACACAGGTATCAAAGATGTCAGGAGCCACCGTGATTTTGAGTGAAGTGATCGAGGAGAGATTGAGGGCGGCGGAGAAGTTTGGCGCAGATTTCGTGGTTAACCCCATGGAGGAGGATCTAACTGGGAGGGTTAGAGAATTAACGGATGGGTATGGAGCTGACGCGGTAATAGTCGCTACGGGGAACAAGAACGCCATAGAGGCAGGGGTTAAAACCGTTAGCAATGCAGGTACAGTGGTGCTCTTCGGAGGCTCTTATCCCCCGGTTAGCGTCGAAATTGACCCGAACGTTATCCATTATGGGGAGATAAGGATAACGGGAAGCTACGATCACACGCCCATCCATACCGAGAGAGCTTTAAGGATCCTCTCCAAGAACCTCATAAACGTGGAAGATTTGATATCTAGAACCTTCAGCCTCGACGAATTGGAGAGGGGATTCGAGACCGTGAAGAAGGGTGAAGCACTTAAAGTGAACATTAAACCTTAGGAGGGAAATTAAGCGGGGACGGGATGGGGAAGGCCCCCTATTGAGAAGTCGTACAGGGCCACGATTAAGCTTTGCCGGCTGAAAATAAGATCTTATTCTTGTTTTTTATATATTCTTTTAACTCGCTCCTCGCGATCTCCAGATATTTTTTAGGATCGTATTCTCCTGGATGTTCAGCGAAGAATTTCCGGCTTATGGCGGTGAAGATCAGTTTAATATCTGTGTCGAAGTTGACCTTGCAGACGCCCCTCCTGATGGCTTCTTGGAGCTGATCTTCCCTGACCCCTGCGGTACCCATCATGCTTCCACCATGGGCATTTATCATGTCGACGTATTTCGAGGGCACCGATGAGGCCCCGTGGAGAACCAATGGAAATCTACCAACTCTGTCTCTTATCTCGTCGAGTATGTCAAACCTTAGCTTCGGGGGGCCTTCCTCCAGCTTGAACTTGTAGGCACCATGCGCAGTCCCTATAGATACGGCTAAGCTATCCACTTCGGTTCTACTTATGAAATCCTCGGCTTCTTCCGGTTTCGTAAACTTCTCTTCAGGGGTGACGCGCTCCTCGATTCCAGCTATGCCCCCCAACTCACCTTCAACCGGCACATCGTACTCATGGGCGTACTCCACGACGCTCCTAGTCAACCTAACGTTCTCCTCGTATGGCAGGAAGGACCCATCTATCATCACTGAGGAGAAACCCCAGTCTATGCATCTCTTGCATACTTCTAAACTGTCGCCGTGATCTAAGTTCAACGCCACAGGGACGTCATAGCCCTTCTCCCTTATGGACTGGATGGCCCCTTTAACCATAGACATCAGACAGGCGGGGTTCGTGTAATCCAGGTTACCCCTCAATATCTGCAATATGACGGGTGAATTCGACTCAGCACATCCATACAGGATTCCCTGGAGCTGCTCCAAGTTATAGAAATTGTATCCGGGAACGGCGTAGCGATCTCTTAAAGCCCTCTTAAACATTCTTCGCGTATTCACCAAGCCTAAATCCTCGAAGTTTCTGACGGTGAATTCCTTAATATCCATCAATTTTCGCCAAAGCCTGACCTGATCGAGGCTCATACTAGAGGACACCCGCAAACTAACTTTTCAGGCGGCCACTCTCCAATGAATGACAAGAAACGTTTAAAATTTTAATAGGATTTAACTACTAAGCTCGAATTTTGAGCATGAATAGATTGTAACGTCACTGGATGGTTACTTGATGGTTTCGAGGGCTTCTTTAACGTCCATATCTTCATGTACGAGCCCTTTGATGGCTGCGACTATCTTTTTCGCGGCCCTATGCTGCCATATGTTCCTCCCTATGGCGACTCCTTTGGCTCCCGAATCGATGCTTTCCCTAACCATCCTTATGAGGCTCTCATCATCCCCTATTTTCGGTCCCCCAGCAATCACTATGGGCACCGGACATGCCTCGACTACCCTCCTGAAGGTTTCACGGCTTCCGGTGTAGACGGTCTTAACGATGTCGGCACCCAGCTCCGCAAGGATCCTCGCCGCTTTCTTAACAATGTCTGGTTCAAAGGCAGGGTTCCCATCTGGATCCATCGGAAGGTACTCCGCCATATATGGAATGCCCAATTCTCCGCATTTCAGAGCAACGCGCTTAATCTTCTCCTTTAACGCATCGTCAGGTGGAACGACACCTAGATATGTGGTTTTGACAGCGACGGCATCAGCCTTGAGGGCTTCCATTACACTATTTTCGTCATATTCCGTGGTAGCTACGAGGGCTACCCTGCCCGCTATTTCCGAGACATAATTTTTTAAGATACCTACATTCATCATCACTGCATCCGCACCCGCCTTCGAGACCAAATTAATGGTCTCACCCATGTTCTCTAACCCATCCACTATGCCATATGCTCCATGATCCATGGCCACTATGAAGACCTTGCCATCACCTCTGAACAACCTATGCATCCGGTTACTCTTCCCCATAGACGACATAGCTGGCACCCAGCCATATTCCTAAATAATCCTATTTAAATGAAGCGCCCCCGCACTGATGCAATTCATTTAAAAGAAGCGAGATTAAAAAGGCTCAAGCTCTCCCCTAGAAAGAATTTTGTATAGGTTTCAACTATTTTTACATTGGTTTTCGGTGGTTAGAGACGAATGGCGGTAGGTAATTACCTAATGGGGATAGATGCAGGTTGCACGACCGTTAAGACTGTCATATTTAGCCTGCAAGGAAGGGAAGTTGCCGTCGCCAGGGAGAAGCTTCCGAACTTACATCCCGCTCCAGGCCGGGTTGAAAGGGATATGGAGGCACTCTGGAGCCTTACCAAGGAGGTGATAATAAGGGCCCTGAAGATGAGCAATATTCCCCCTAGGGAGATCTTGGGTTTAGGCGTCTCCGGGCATGGCGATGGATTGTACCTCCTCGACGAAGATGGAGAGCCTGTTCGAAACGGTGTCTTATCTCTTGACAGCAGATCCTCCCCTTTAGTCAAGCGATGGGAGGAGGACGGGATTGTAGACGAGGTCTTTCCCATAATTGGACAAAGACTTCACGCATGTTCGCCATCGAGCATACTCGCATGGATGAAGCATGAGGAGGAGGGGAGCTATAATAGGGCGAGGTGGATCCTCTTCTGCAAGGATTTCATAAAATTCAAACTTACCAATGTTATATGCACTGATGAAACCGATCCGAGCGCGTCGCTAGTTAACGTTAGGACGAGGAAATATGCAGACGAAATCTTCGAAACTTTAGGCATCGAGGAGTGTAAAGGTAAGCTACCGGAGATCATACCAGGATGGAGGACGTGTGGCGAGGTAACCGCTCAGGCTTCAAGGGAGACCGGGTTGATGGAGGGGACGCCGGTAGCCTCGGGGCTTCACGATATAGATGCAACCGCTCTAGGCTCAGGATGCTTGGAGAACGGCCAAATGGCGATGATAATTGGTACCTGGACGATAAATGAGGTGATCCAGGATAGACCTCTACTTGACCCGATGAAGCTGTGTCAGACTCGAACTTTCGGTGCTCCAGACCGTTGGCTGCTCCTCAACGCGGATCCAGCCTCGGCGGCTAACCTGGACTGGTTTATCGAACAGTTTTGTGATCATGAGAGGCTTAGAGCCGAAAGGTTGGGCATCAGCCCTCATGTCCTATGCGATGGAGAGGTTGAGACGGTCGAAGTTGGCGCAGGAGGGATAATTTATCATCCATTCCTCTATGGTTCGCTGGATATGCCGAAGGCGAAAGCTGGTTTCTATGGAATCGCCGGATGGCACGGTAGGGCACATCTCCTGAGGGCACTATACGAGGGGATAGCCTTCGCAACTAACATGTGCGTTGAGAATCTGAAGAGGGTAACCGAGATAAAGGAGGTTAGGATTGCGGGCGGCGGCGCGA is a window from the Candidatus Bathyarchaeota archaeon genome containing:
- a CDS encoding ketose-bisphosphate aldolase, producing the protein MDIKEFTVRNFEDLGLVNTRRMFKRALRDRYAVPGYNFYNLEQLQGILYGCAESNSPVILQILRGNLDYTNPACLMSMVKGAIQSIREKGYDVPVALNLDHGDSLEVCKRCIDWGFSSVMIDGSFLPYEENVRLTRSVVEYAHEYDVPVEGELGGIAGIEERVTPEEKFTKPEEAEDFISRTEVDSLAVSIGTAHGAYKFKLEEGPPKLRFDILDEIRDRVGRFPLVLHGASSVPSKYVDMINAHGGSMMGTAGVREDQLQEAIRRGVCKVNFDTDIKLIFTAISRKFFAEHPGEYDPKKYLEIARSELKEYIKNKNKILFSAGKA
- a CDS encoding extracellular solute-binding protein encodes the protein MANWIGNETVLTKDQLIKELEHFAIASEPYRGTTLTVMYEAVPGAVWEEEHLGEWFTKVTGIKVKWEAMSNYDTILKSLEDQRTKAGIYDLVGTDQDMMAFYIYYQSAVNITELLKDKPELTPPFFDPEDFYARASYSDSKGNLYALHAYNAFAGTVYRRDWFTDPKEKEAFEKQYGYELKTPLQWARDALKSGNVKDDWTTDKARDVAEFFTRPGEDKWGTITGVRAGDHMGWYIADGLDDCFQLASPAPEGKWPLEVPTISPVTTPWGIKIDENNVIWGASTAEGGTLDSEAGQACYKWWFEDCLKFCPPKAYEMDIVEAHNAFAYDGKYAFMCPFYFHWAASVLPTPESKVKGVFEFGPYFVYAPAWHPRKPRGYIDPSGWVISNYSKNKEAAFLFAAFMTSKAVELKKNLSLGLSVRTSTMNHPMYRAKDEEWGHMLTMLDDFAKLQFGTDNRQVLYPYLLPLARDVGIDALEKKMKGADIAKKVASEIDKWIKDNGWYQKKITI
- a CDS encoding cobalamin-dependent protein (Presence of a B(12) (cobalamin)-binding domain implies dependence on cobalamin itself, in one of its several forms, or in some unusual lineages, dependence on a cobalamin-like analog.) translates to MVEYDVVLIHPPSFYDFRRSIWFPGPIDRTVPNYTPAFIMFPVGLVSMGAYLQDNGFKVKIINLAEMMVVDKGFDADDFLKGLNSKVYAVDLHWAVHSQGAVKVAQICKEHHPDSKVVLGGLTATCFADELVSSFNFIDCVVRGEGEEPLLRLAADIDNSKIFHRTPNLTFLDEDKNVRRTESIRVLDSIDPLDFTRLELVEPITRTITSAFHRSKLWNIPICRGCSLSCVTCGGSSYSYRRLMNRSSPAFRSPEKILEDLMILDGKGINSIFLFQDPRLGGEKYVRRLFEALKGAGWSNITSIGIELFHPASRSFIRCLSENRPADHIGLSISPESGLEPVRKAQGREYSNDELLKTCRYCMEYDIPLGIFYMVALGNETFETIEETWKLWEKIYSLEKGSGKAHRIFQDFGPMVLLDPGSLAFDYPERHGYKLIFKNFQDYHRAMNLPHWSQWISYETANLSRLDIAHMILKSAEKLLEYKIKFGRITENEYKHEKLILDLDKIFIKKFDEIMKINDEKDRNAKIKELAEISKDPLLSLSYILTESE
- a CDS encoding alcohol dehydrogenase catalytic domain-containing protein; the protein is MTGLKDGKMKAAVAYGPRNIRIELVDVPAISDYEVLIRVKVIGICPSDVRSYEGVYKREMYPYGLESYGLSGHEWCGEIVEVGGSVEEFSVGDRVVPEIIIPCGTCKFCRKGMSNICANKRNITRGYAEYAKAPAAFLFKIPPNVSFEAAAFTEPIAVCLHTNEIISPKPGDSILIIGGGPMGLIHTQVSKMSGATVILSEVIEERLRAAEKFGADFVVNPMEEDLTGRVRELTDGYGADAVIVATGNKNAIEAGVKTVSNAGTVVLFGGSYPPVSVEIDPNVIHYGEIRITGSYDHTPIHTERALRILSKNLINVEDLISRTFSLDELERGFETVKKGEALKVNIKP